The Vidua macroura isolate BioBank_ID:100142 chromosome 11, ASM2450914v1, whole genome shotgun sequence genome includes a region encoding these proteins:
- the LOC128812699 gene encoding borealin-2-like yields the protein MAPGKAPCRRRSSDSGVEPDRGALPRDREQRTALSQKKRDQRIALFLSDFDQQAKEHIQEMKKELDSLLQTAEKAFAVELLTMPAAVRKMKRKDVLDLQGREEVALAAAVTDCSVEDMPNPKLVRTNSKKVKVTTIVEYEDAKHGSAKKITKKISKTRSLVSLASGLSGKLNSLSSATNLKATPNGAKSAGLQQTVSRTLPASGRVQGMLKRSKSVPQHKSVPFVNIPLADGQTLCTAGGDLRNIDVQLLNQDTVQHIHNLVSELTVLCGKVTPKPS from the exons ATGGCCCCGGGGAAGGCCCCGTGCCGGCGGCGCAGCAGCGACTCGGGCGTGGAGCCGGACCGCGGGGCGCTGCCCCGGGACAGGGAGCAGCGCACCGCGCTCTCCCAGAAGAAGAGGGACCAGCGCATCGCGCTCTTCCTCAGCGACTTCGACCAGCAGG ccaAGGAGCACATCCAGGAGATGAAGAAAGAGCTCGATTCGCTTTTGCAGACAGCGGAGAAGGCGTTTGCGGTGGAGCTGCTGACGATGCCGGCTGCCGTCAGgaagatgaaaaggaaagatGTGCTCG ATTTGCAAGGACGGGAGGAAGTGGctcttgctgctgcagtg actGACTGCTCTGTAGAAGACATGCCAAATCCCAAACTGGTGAGGACCAACAGCAAAAAAG TTAAGGTAACTACAATTGTTGAATATGAAGATGCCAAGCACGgttctgcaaagaaaataactaaaaaa ATTTCCAAAACCAGGTCGCTGGTTTCACTGGCCTCTGGTTTAAGTGGCAAATTGAACTCTCTTTCCAG TGCCACAAATCTCAAAGCCACTCCAAATGGAGCTAAAAG TGCTGGATTACAACAGACTGTCTCAAGAACTTTACCTGCAAGTGGAAGAGTTCAAGGCAtgttaaaaagaagtaaatcaGTACCCCAACATAAAAGTGTTCCATTTGTCAACATTCCCCTGGCTGATGGAcag ACACTCTGTACAGCTGGTGGAGACCTCCGTAATATTGATGTGCAGCTCCTAAATCAGGATACAGTACAGCACATTCATAACCTGGTG AGTGAGCTGACTGTACTATGTGGAAAGGTAACACCTAAGCCAAGTTAA
- the DNAJA2 gene encoding dnaJ homolog subfamily A member 2 yields the protein MANVADTKLYDILGVPPGASDNELKKAYRKLAKEYHPDKNPNAGDKFKEISFAYEVLSNPEKRELYDRYGEQGLREGSGSSGMDDIFSHIFGGGLFNFMGGQSRSRNGRRRGEDMVHPLKVSLEDLYNGKTTKLQLSKNVLCSACNGQGGKAGSVQKCNACRGRGVRIMIRQLAPGMVQQMQSVCSDCNGEGEVINEKDRCKKCEGKKVIKEVKILEVHVDKGMKHGQRITFSGEADQAPGVEPGDIVLLLQEKENEVFQRDVNDLHMTHKIGLVEALCGFQFTFKHLDGRQIVVKYPPGKVIEPGCVRVVRGEGMPQYRNPFEKGDLYIKFDVQFPENNWISPEKLSELEDLLPARPEFPNVIGDAEEVDLQEFDTTRGSGGGQRREAYNDSSDEESSHHGPGVQCAHQ from the exons atGGCCAACGTGGCCGACACGAAGCTCTACGACATCCTGGGCGTGCCGCCCGGCGCCTCCGACAATGAACTCAAGAAG GCATACAGAAAACTGGCCAAGGAATACCATCCTGATAAGAATCCAAATGCAGGGGACAAA TTCAAAGAAATAAGCTTTGCCTATGAAGTATTGTCAAATCCTGAGAAACGTGAGCTGTATGATAGATATGGAGAGCAGGGGCTCCGAGAAGGGAGTGGAAGCAGTGGCATGGACGATATTTTCTCCCATATTTTTGGTGGTGGATTGTTCAATTTCATGGGTGGCCAGAGTAGGAGTCGCAATGGTagaagaagaggagaagatATGGTGCATCCACTCAA AGTCTCTTTAGAAGATCTGTATAATGGAAAGACAACTAAACTACAACTTAGCAAGAATGTCCTTTGTAGTGCGTGTAATGG gcagggagggaaggctgGCTCCGTTCAGAAGTGCAACGcctgccggggccggggcgtGCGCATCATGATCCGGCAGCTGGCCCCGGGGATGGTGCAGCAGATGCAGTCCGTGTGCTCCGACTGCAATGGAGAAG GTGAAGTAATTAATGAAAAAGACCGTTGTAAAAAATGTGAAGGGAAGAAGGTGATCAAAGAGGTAAAAATACTTGAAGTCCATGTAGATAAAGGCATGAAACATGGGCAGAGAATTACATTCAGTGGAGAAGCAGATCAGGCTCCCGGTGTGGAACCAGGCGATATTGTCCTTTTACTCCAAGAGAAGGAGAATGAG GTGTTCCAGCGGGATGTGAATGACTTGCATATGACACACAAGATTGGACTTGTTGAAGCACTGTGTGGATTTCAGTTCACATTTAAGCACCTTGATGGACGTCAGATTGTGGTTAAATATCCTCCTGGAAAAGTAATTGAACCGG GTTGTGTTCGTGTAGTCAGAGGTGAAGGAATGCCACAGTATCGCAATCCTTTTGAGAAGGGGGATCTCTACATTAAATTTGATGTTCAGTTTCCTGAAAATAACTGGATTAGCCCAGAGAAGCTTTCA GAACTTGAAGATCTTCTGCCAGCTAGACCAGAATTTCCCAATGTAATTGGTGATGCAGAAGAGGTAGATCTTCAAGAATTTGATACCACTCGTGGTTCAGGTGGTGGCCAGAGACGTGAAGCTTATAATGATAGTTCTGATGAAGAAAGCAGCCATCATGGACCTGGGGTACAGTGTGCCCACCAGTAA